One genomic window of Gossypium hirsutum isolate 1008001.06 chromosome D11, Gossypium_hirsutum_v2.1, whole genome shotgun sequence includes the following:
- the LOC107913318 gene encoding pentatricopeptide repeat-containing protein At3g03580 — protein MKTTTKFSTLHEATNQFLYSSLSKSLSSASTTKQLHRIHSIIITLGLEKSSFFSGKLISKYAQFKDPKSSFSVFHQVSPTANVYQWNSIIRALTHNGLFTKALGFYGKMRKLDVLPDKCTFPSVINSCAALVDIEMGQVVHENVLKMGLGSDLYIGNALVDMYARFGCMDETLKMFDGMPERDVVSWNSLISGYSANGYWVEALEFYNMSRMEGIMPDSFTVSSVLPACGGLVNVKEGELLHCLVEKIGLHSDVVVSNGLLSMYFKFNRLVEARRIFDEMVIRDTVSWNTLICGYSQMELFKESIELFMLMVNRFKPDLLTITSVLRACGHLRDLEFGKFVHEYMKKGGFQSDVTADNILIDMYAKCDDLLASREVFDRMMCKDSVSWNSMINCYIQHLNYDEVLKLAMIMKVDMKVDSVTCVMLLSVSTQLADKELGKEIHCDIIKLGFDSDVIVNNSMVDMYAKCGLIKDSLEVFENMKTHDRVTWNTIVAACVQSGDFTLGLRMINQMRTEGVMPDAATVLGVLPMCSFFASKRQGKEIHGCIFRFGFETDVPTGNAVIEMYSKCGSLKNSIQVFDRMKVRDVVTWTAMISAYGMYGEGGKALRAFEDMKATGVVPDHVTFVAIIYACSHSGLVEEGLACFDQMQKDYNLEPRNEHYACVVDLLSRSGLITKAEDFINSMPLKPDASIWGSLLSACRSSGNILVAERVAERILEQKSNDTGYYVLASNVYAILGKWDQVRMIRKSIRARGLKKDPGCSWIEIKRRLYVFGTGDKFFEQFEEVNKLLGIISGLMAKEGYVADLRYVLHDVEEDEKRDMLCVHSERLAIAFGLLNTELGTPLQIMKNLRVCGDCHTVTKYRSMIMQREILVRDANRFHLFKDGTCSCGDHW, from the coding sequence ATGAAAACTACAACAAAGTTTAGCACTTTACATGAAGctacaaatcaatttctttaCTCTTCACTCTCTAAATCCTTATCATCAGCATCAACCACTAAACAACTTCACCGAATCCACTCGATAATTATTACTCTAGGACTTGAAAAATCGTCCTTCTTCTCTGGTAAACTCATAAGCAAATATGCTCAGTTCAAGGACCCAAAATCTTCATTCTCAGTTTTCCACCAAGTTTCACCTACAGCTAATGTTTACCAATGGAATTCAATCATTAGAGCTCTTACCCACAATGGGTTATTCACTAAAGCACTAGGGTTTTATGGCAAAATGCGAAAATTGGATGTTTTACCTGATAAATGTACTTTTCCTTCAGTTATCAACTCGTGTGCGGCTTTGGTTGATATTGAGATGGGACAAGTTGTTCATGAGAATGTTTTGAAGATGGGTTTAGGCTCAGATTTGTATATCGGGAATGCTTTGGTTGATATGTACGCGAGATTTGGTTGTATGGACGAAACTTTAAAGATGTTtgatggaatgcctgaaagggaTGTTGTGTCGTGGAATAGTTTGATTTCGGGGTATAGTGCTAATGGGTATTGGGTAGAAGCATTGGAATTTTATAATATGTCAAGAATGGAGGGAATTATGCCGGACTCTTTTACCGTTTCGAGTGTTTTGCCTGCATGTGGAGGTTTGGTTAATGTTAAAGAAGGTGAGCTACTTCATTGTTTGGTTGAGAAGATTGGGCTTCACAGCGACGTTGTGGTAAGTAATGGACTTCTTTCTATGTACTTCAAGTTTAATAGGCTCGTGGAGGCACgaaggatttttgatgaaatggtAATTAGAGATACCGTTAGTTGGAACACGCTGATATGCGGGTATTCTCAGATGGAGTTATTTAAGGAGTCGATCGAGTTGTTTATGCTTATGGTGAATAGGTTTAAACCTGATTTACTGACCATTACTTCTGTTCTTCGTGCTTGTGGTCATTTACGTGACTTGGAATTTGGAAAATTCGTTCATGAGTACATGAAGAAAGGTGGGTTTCAAAGTGATGTTACTGCTGATAATATTCTTATTGATATGTATGCGAAATGCGATGACTTGCTAGCTTCGCGTGAAGTATTTGACAGAATGATGTGCAAGGATTCTGTCTCATGGAACTCGatgattaattgttatattcaGCATCTTAATTATGATGAAGTGTTGAAACTTGCTATGATTATGAAGGTTGACATGAAAGTTGATTCTGTCACTTGTGTGATGCTCCTCTCTGTTTCTACTCAGTTAGCAGACAAGGAGCTGGGGAAAGAAATTCACTGTGATATAATTAAATTGGGatttgattcagatgttattgTCAATAATTCTATGGTTGATATGTATGCTAAATGCGGACTAATAAAAGACTCGCTGGAAGTATTTGAAAACATGAAAACTCATGATAGGGTAACATGGAACACAATTGTAGCAGCATGTGTTCAATCTGGGGATTTCACTTTAGGTTTGAGAATGATTAATCAAATGAGGACTGAAGGAGTGATGCCTGATGCGGCCACTGTCTTAGGCGTCTTGCCTATGTGCTCTTTTTTTGCTTCCAAACGGCAAGGGAAAGAGATCCATGGTTGTATTTTCAGATTTGGATTTGAAACAGATGTTCCAACTGGGAATGCAGTAATTGAAATGTACTCTAAATGTGGTAGTTTGAAAAATTCTATTCAGGTATTTGACCGTATGAAAGTGAGAGATGTGGTGACATGGACCGCAATGATATCTGCCTATGGGATGTATGGAGAAGGCGGCAAAGCATTGAGAGCTTTTGAAGATATGAAAGCAACGGGTGTTGTTCCTGACCATGTTACCTTTGTTGCCATCATCTATGCTTGTAGCCATTCAGGTTTGGTTGAAGAGGGTTTGGCTTGTTTCGACCAGATGCAGAAAGATTACAACTTGGAGCCTAGAAATGAACATTATGCTTGTGTGGTCGATCTTCTTTCTCGTTCTGGATTGATAACTAAAGCAGAGGACTTTATAAACTCAATGCCACTGAAACCAGATGCAAGTATTTGGGGATCGCTACTTAGTGCTTGCCGATCAAGTGGGAACATATTGGTTGCAGAACGCGTTGCTGAGCGAATCCTTGAACAGAAGTCGAATGATACTGGCTATTATGTTTTGGCATCAAATGTATATGCCATTTTAGGGAAGTGGGATCAAGTGAGAATGATACGAAAATCCATAAGAGCTAGAGGGCTCAAAAAGGATCCTGGATGTAGCTGGATAGAAATTAAAAGAAGATTGTACGTGTTTGGAACTGGGGATAAGTTCTTTGAGCAGTTTGAAGAGGTTAATAAGTTACTAGGGATAATTTCTGGTTTAATGGCTAAGGAAGGTTATGTTGCTGATCTGAGATATGTTTTGCATGATGTTGAAGAGGATGAAAAAAGAGACATGCTTTGTGTGCACAGTGAAAGGCTTGCCATAGCATTTGGATTATTGAACACAGAGCTCGGGACTCCATTGCAGATTATGAAAAACCTTCGGGTTTGTGGGGATTGTCACACTGTGACCAAGTATAGATCAATGATTATGCAAAGAGAAATATTAGTGAGAGATGCTAATCGCTTTCATCTTTTCAAGGATGGAACCTGTAGTTGTGGAGATCATTGGTGA
- the LOC107913317 gene encoding probable glutathione S-transferase, producing the protein MAEEVKLLKTWSSAFGLRVVWALKLKGIPYEAIDEDLSNKSALLLQYNPVHKKIPVLVHNGNPISESLVILEYIDETWKQNPILPQDPLHRARERFWAKFNDEKLLPSVWGAFTKEGKDREEAMAATMENLKFVEEELKGKKFFSGEKIGLVDLVFGWLANLISIFEAVTGFNIVGEGYPLLSAWMQEFSELPVIKDTWPPRDKMIIKYQALYDKYHPAK; encoded by the exons ATGGCAGAAGAAGTGAAGCTTTTGAAGACCTGGTCAAGCGCTTTTGGATTAAGGGTTGTTTGGGCGTTGAAGCTCAAAGGTATACCATATGAAGCAATAGATGAAGATCTGTCCAACAAGAGCGCTTTGCTTCTTCAGTATAACCCTGTCCACAAGAAAATCCCAGTTCTTGTTCACAATGGGAACCCCATCTCTGAATCCCTTGTGATTCTTGAATATATTGATGAGACATGGAAGCAAAATCCCATATTGCCCCAAGATCCTCTACACAGAGCCAGGGAACGGTTCTGGGCCAAATTTAATGATGAAAAG CTACTACCATCAGTATGGGGTGCTTTCACCAAAGAAGGGAAAGACCGAGAGGAAGCTATGGCTGCAACGATGGAGAACCTGAAATTCGTTGAAGAAGAGCTGAAAGGAAAGAAATTCTTCAGTGGAGAGAAGATAGGCCTGGTAGATCTTGTTTTCGGTTGGCTTGCTAACTTGATCTCTATTTTTGAAGCGGTAACTGGCTTCAACATAGTTGGTGAGGGATATCCATTGTTATCGGCCTGGATGCAAGAATTTTCAGAACTCCCTGTGATTAAAGATACCTGGCCTCCTCGTGACAAGATGATCATCAAGTACCAAGCACTTTATGACAAATACCATCCTGCAAAATGA